One part of the Paraglaciecola sp. L3A3 genome encodes these proteins:
- a CDS encoding SoxR reducing system RseC family protein yields MLEEIGVVSNIENQTGAQVIWVETQIKSTCGSCEAQSNCGTGAIAKVFANKRESIKFQYDGAIDIGQEVKLGIAEESVLKASILVYILPLLVLIFSAVIAQSVLPIIGLTAEIWLIIVAFSMAGVTYKLIHIYMNKQSCDKFQPKILSVIPLESQNIHFKQV; encoded by the coding sequence ATGTTAGAAGAAATAGGCGTAGTAAGTAATATTGAAAACCAAACGGGGGCACAAGTTATCTGGGTTGAAACACAAATTAAATCTACTTGTGGTAGTTGTGAGGCCCAGTCAAATTGTGGAACGGGTGCTATCGCTAAAGTATTTGCTAATAAACGTGAATCAATTAAGTTTCAATATGATGGTGCCATTGATATTGGGCAAGAAGTTAAATTAGGTATTGCTGAAGAGAGTGTACTGAAAGCCTCTATTTTAGTTTATATATTACCTTTGTTAGTGTTGATATTTTCTGCTGTGATTGCACAAAGTGTATTACCAATAATTGGCTTAACAGCAGAAATTTGGCTGATAATAGTGGCGTTTAGTATGGCAGGGGTTACTTATAAATTGATCCATATTTATATGAACAAACAAAGTTGCGATAAATTCCAGCCTAAAATCCTCTCAGTTATACCTCTAGAGTCCCAGAATATTCATTTTAAACAAGTGTAA
- a CDS encoding MucB/RseB C-terminal domain-containing protein produces the protein MVLLSGLVFPSYTFAQEEQTLIEPAQSSDVQYVAEQYTDDSAEAWLHKMSRAVQSLNYSISFVLLKPGVDSQPYLWRHGINADGIEMEQLNLLNGPGKEIVRIGNKVSYFEPNVPPYSLISSAINGPFPSEFFQHPEKLFTGYDFVMVGRSRVSGRAAQQIRIISKDQTRYGLNVWLDQETGLLLKLNMFNLKNQLLEQIQVTGLEVTEELAPFFAKIETSMLPAAVSLGQNQLTRSPWKIGYIPVGMELVKRELRRLSITGQVVEYVLLSDGLVDVSVYIEERSNDTLMDNVVGKSQSDTFFTLQKGPLNITIIGKLPASTASSIAASIVRGE, from the coding sequence ATGGTTCTGCTATCTGGCCTAGTTTTTCCTAGCTATACCTTTGCTCAAGAAGAGCAAACTCTCATAGAACCAGCACAATCTTCTGACGTTCAGTATGTTGCAGAACAATATACTGATGATAGTGCCGAAGCCTGGTTACATAAAATGTCTCGGGCTGTGCAATCTCTTAATTATTCAATCTCATTTGTTTTACTGAAACCCGGTGTTGACTCTCAACCTTACCTCTGGCGCCATGGAATAAATGCAGATGGCATTGAAATGGAGCAGTTGAATTTACTGAATGGGCCGGGTAAAGAAATCGTACGAATTGGCAATAAAGTCAGCTATTTTGAACCCAATGTGCCCCCATATAGTTTGATTTCGTCAGCTATTAATGGACCATTTCCTAGTGAATTTTTTCAACATCCAGAAAAGCTATTTACTGGATATGATTTTGTGATGGTCGGGAGAAGTCGTGTTTCTGGCCGTGCTGCTCAGCAAATCAGAATAATTAGTAAAGACCAAACAAGGTATGGTTTGAATGTTTGGTTAGACCAAGAGACTGGTCTATTACTGAAATTAAATATGTTTAATCTAAAGAACCAATTGCTAGAGCAAATTCAAGTGACGGGCCTCGAAGTAACTGAAGAACTGGCCCCTTTTTTTGCAAAAATTGAAACCTCTATGTTGCCAGCGGCTGTCAGTTTAGGTCAAAACCAGTTGACCCGTTCTCCGTGGAAAATTGGTTATATCCCTGTTGGTATGGAATTAGTGAAAAGAGAACTTAGACGTTTGTCTATCACTGGTCAAGTTGTTGAATATGTATTGTTAAGCGATGGTTTAGTGGATGTTTCCGTTTATATTGAAGAGCGGAGTAATGATACCTTAATGGATAATGTGGTAGGGAAAAGTCAATCTGATACTTTCTTTACCTTACAAAAAGGCCCATTAAACATCACTATTATCGGAAAGTTACCTGCATCGACTGCCAGTTCTATTGCTGCTTCAATCGTAAGAGGAGAATAA
- a CDS encoding sigma-E factor negative regulatory protein, with amino-acid sequence MSQKFENLSAFIDGEVSSDNVVDAVKRDADLMQKWKNYHLIRDGLRQELPTELNFDIAAKVAQALESEPAILAPKKTWRDIPLIGNVIPFAKQGGQMAVAASVAVAMILGVQHMNQTEVEQPFSAAAPILGINGGLSPVSFDATRSLPQTDTAEQKRRIHAYILDHKQQMRFKTFEVTATPTAEDTINEEAVPEVVENIPE; translated from the coding sequence ATGTCGCAAAAATTTGAAAATTTATCAGCTTTTATTGATGGTGAAGTATCATCAGATAATGTTGTTGACGCTGTTAAACGTGATGCCGATTTGATGCAAAAATGGAAAAATTACCATCTAATTCGTGATGGTTTACGTCAAGAGCTACCAACAGAGTTGAACTTCGATATTGCAGCTAAAGTGGCTCAAGCTTTAGAATCAGAACCCGCAATTTTAGCCCCTAAGAAAACATGGCGAGATATTCCATTGATTGGCAATGTGATACCCTTTGCTAAGCAGGGGGGACAGATGGCAGTTGCTGCATCTGTTGCTGTAGCTATGATTTTAGGGGTGCAACATATGAATCAAACTGAGGTTGAACAACCTTTCAGTGCTGCAGCGCCAATTTTAGGTATTAATGGTGGCTTATCACCTGTTAGTTTTGATGCTACTCGTTCTTTACCGCAAACGGATACTGCAGAACAAAAACGTCGAATTCATGCTTATATACTTGATCATAAACAGCAAATGCGTTTTAAAACATTTGAAGTCACTGCAACACCCACTGCAGAAGATACTATTAATGAAGAGGCAGTGCCTGAAGTTGTTGAAAATATCCCTGAATAG
- the rpoE gene encoding RNA polymerase sigma factor RpoE, whose product MSEQLTDQQIVERVQRGDKNAYGLLVVKYQHKVSYLVSRYVKNSGDVADVAQEAFIKAYKALPNFRGDSAFYTWLYRIAVNSAKNYLVSQGRKPPANDIDADEADFYDGSDALKENNSPEKSLMSEQMEKLLFEAMDKLPEDLRMAISLRELEGLSYEEIAEVMDCPVGTVRSRIFRARDALDKVIQPLLMND is encoded by the coding sequence ATGAGCGAGCAGTTAACAGATCAACAAATTGTTGAACGAGTACAAAGAGGTGACAAAAACGCATACGGGCTGTTAGTTGTTAAGTATCAGCATAAAGTATCGTATTTAGTTTCTCGGTATGTAAAAAATTCAGGCGATGTAGCCGATGTGGCACAAGAAGCATTTATAAAAGCATATAAAGCTTTACCCAATTTTAGAGGTGATAGCGCATTTTATACTTGGCTATACAGGATCGCAGTAAATAGTGCTAAAAATTATTTGGTTTCTCAAGGGAGGAAACCACCGGCAAATGATATTGACGCCGATGAAGCGGATTTTTATGATGGCAGCGATGCATTAAAAGAAAATAATTCGCCAGAAAAAAGTTTAATGTCAGAACAAATGGAAAAGCTATTGTTTGAGGCAATGGATAAATTACCCGAAGATTTACGAATGGCTATTAGCTTACGTGAGTTAGAAGGATTGAGTTATGAAGAGATAGCTGAAGTTATGGATTGCCCTGTAGGTACTGTAAGATCAAGAATTTTCAGGGCTCGTGATGCGTTAGATAAAGTGATTCAACCTTTGCTTATGAACGACTAA
- the nadB gene encoding L-aspartate oxidase translates to MHSTIEHQCDVLIIGSGAAGLSLALKIADNCQVIVLSKSELSEGSTKYAQGGIAAVFDENDSIEYHVSDTLLAGDGLCNEEAVRFTASQAKACMEWLIDFGMPFDQEKDGNGESKFHLTREGGHSHRRILHSADATGAAVQVTLIEAVKQHPNIHLFQRYNAIDLIKSKTQKDLLLGAYVWNRKKEKVEIIRSQFVTLATGGASKVYQYTSNPDVSSGDGIAMAWRAGCRVGNMEFNQFHPTCLYHPEARNFLISEALRGEGAKLCHPDGTPFMHKFDERSDLAPRDIVARAIDFEMKRLGADCMYLDISHKPSDFIVKHFPNIYRKCRALGIDITRDPIPVVPAAHYSCGGVVTDKFAKTDLQNLFAIGEVAYTGLHGANRMASNSLLECIVYAHSAAEYIKANLAKDYQQEPIEEWDESQVSDSDEEVIIQHNWHELRLFMWDYVGIVRTNKRLERAHHRINLLKQEVNEYYSNFKVSNNLLELRNLLTVAELIVECARERKESRGLHFNVDYPYQVDDPQPTIIGPLTK, encoded by the coding sequence ATGCACTCAACTATTGAACACCAATGTGACGTACTCATCATTGGCAGCGGCGCAGCTGGACTGAGCCTCGCACTTAAAATTGCAGACAATTGTCAGGTAATTGTATTAAGTAAAAGTGAGCTTTCTGAAGGCTCGACAAAATATGCCCAAGGTGGCATAGCCGCAGTTTTCGATGAAAATGACTCTATTGAATACCATGTATCTGACACATTACTTGCTGGTGATGGTCTATGTAATGAAGAGGCGGTTCGATTTACCGCGTCTCAAGCTAAGGCTTGTATGGAATGGTTAATTGATTTTGGTATGCCTTTCGATCAAGAGAAAGATGGTAATGGCGAGTCCAAATTTCACTTAACAAGAGAAGGCGGTCATAGCCATAGACGCATTTTACATTCAGCTGATGCAACAGGTGCTGCTGTACAAGTCACATTAATAGAAGCGGTTAAACAACATCCTAACATTCATCTGTTTCAGCGGTATAACGCTATTGACTTAATTAAGAGTAAAACCCAAAAAGATTTGTTACTGGGTGCTTATGTTTGGAACAGAAAAAAAGAAAAAGTTGAAATAATTCGCAGTCAATTTGTAACCCTAGCCACTGGCGGTGCAAGTAAAGTTTATCAATATACATCTAACCCAGATGTTTCCAGCGGTGATGGTATTGCGATGGCATGGCGCGCAGGCTGTCGAGTCGGCAACATGGAATTTAATCAATTTCACCCCACTTGTTTATACCATCCAGAAGCGCGAAACTTTTTAATTTCTGAAGCATTAAGAGGCGAAGGTGCTAAATTATGTCACCCAGATGGCACGCCTTTCATGCATAAATTTGATGAAAGAAGTGATTTAGCGCCAAGAGATATAGTCGCTAGAGCCATTGATTTTGAGATGAAACGTTTAGGCGCTGATTGTATGTACCTTGATATAAGTCACAAACCTAGCGACTTTATTGTTAAACACTTTCCTAATATTTATCGTAAATGCCGCGCATTAGGCATTGATATCACTAGAGATCCAATCCCTGTAGTACCAGCAGCCCACTATAGTTGTGGAGGTGTGGTCACCGATAAATTCGCCAAAACCGACTTACAAAATTTATTTGCTATTGGTGAAGTCGCTTATACAGGTTTACATGGCGCAAACAGAATGGCCAGTAATTCATTATTAGAATGTATTGTTTATGCCCATTCAGCTGCTGAATATATAAAGGCAAATTTGGCTAAAGACTACCAGCAGGAGCCAATTGAAGAATGGGACGAAAGTCAGGTAAGTGATTCAGATGAAGAAGTGATTATTCAACATAACTGGCACGAATTAAGGCTATTCATGTGGGATTATGTAGGGATTGTTCGTACTAATAAAAGACTAGAGCGCGCTCATCATAGGATCAACCTATTAAAACAAGAAGTTAACGAATACTATTCTAACTTTAAAGTCAGTAATAACTTACTTGAATTGCGTAATCTACTCACAGTCGCAGAGTTGATAGTTGAATGTGCCCGTGAACGCAAAGAAAGCAGAGGATTACATTTCAATGTTGATTACCCCTATCAAGTTGATGATCCCCAACCGACCATTATTGGTCCTTTAACTAAATAA
- a CDS encoding MaoC/PaaZ C-terminal domain-containing protein, producing the protein MNPHAIQTVELEKASNIKLLMLKFLFKKANKTTPIKLPRTEFCLPDICIQSNKVALFQKVVNWQGEHLHPCYIHTLAFPLHLQLLLQPEFPFPLLGLVHVENSIQQYRPIELSENLELTCRLADLTAHHKGWLFSVITDCTSNDELVWSSVSVNLYRTKHQIQVDEIAKKPVPEFSVDSLTVDWNLATNLGRLYAKSSGDYNPIHLAKWSAKLFGFQQHIIHGMWTKSRCLSELQKQYPAAFAKAFSVQVGFKLPLFLPGKVSMLQTSTSNKSKGEIDFKVQTQINQNESSPHLIGSIQFTDII; encoded by the coding sequence ATGAATCCCCATGCGATACAAACTGTTGAATTAGAAAAGGCATCGAATATTAAATTATTGATGCTTAAGTTTTTGTTCAAAAAAGCGAATAAAACCACCCCCATAAAGTTACCTAGAACAGAATTTTGTCTGCCAGATATTTGTATACAAAGTAACAAAGTAGCTTTGTTTCAGAAGGTGGTTAATTGGCAAGGAGAACACTTACATCCTTGTTATATTCATACTTTAGCTTTTCCTCTACATTTACAATTATTGTTACAGCCTGAATTTCCTTTTCCTTTGTTGGGTTTAGTGCATGTAGAAAATAGTATTCAGCAATATAGGCCTATTGAGCTTAGCGAAAACCTTGAATTAACCTGTCGTTTAGCTGATTTAACCGCGCACCACAAAGGTTGGTTGTTCTCGGTTATTACCGACTGTACTAGCAATGATGAATTGGTTTGGAGTAGCGTAAGCGTGAATTTATATCGCACTAAACATCAAATTCAAGTGGATGAGATCGCTAAAAAGCCTGTCCCAGAATTTTCTGTTGATAGCTTGACTGTAGATTGGAATTTAGCGACAAATTTAGGCCGTTTATATGCTAAATCTTCCGGTGATTATAATCCGATTCATTTAGCTAAATGGTCTGCTAAATTATTTGGTTTTCAACAACATATTATTCACGGTATGTGGACTAAATCACGGTGTTTATCTGAATTACAAAAGCAGTATCCTGCGGCTTTCGCTAAGGCGTTTTCAGTGCAAGTAGGGTTTAAGTTACCTTTGTTTTTACCTGGAAAAGTGTCTATGTTGCAAACAAGTACAAGTAACAAAAGTAAGGGTGAAATTGACTTTAAAGTGCAGACGCAAATTAATCAGAATGAATCGAGCCCACATTTGATAGGCTCAATTCAATTTACTGATATTATTTAG
- a CDS encoding protein YgfX produces the protein MSKYRIEFSSSRLERILVSVLAILFVLSIWSWKPQIIVWQWLIQSVLSIIVVLSFFYLSRQLKNKKIPSVTFSQDGQWIEVGQLEQSSWLISGQSRMTSLVLFLKLSSVVNANDAKWLLIYHDQVSEQNYRRLCRAIIFQQQKMVN, from the coding sequence GTGTCAAAGTATAGAATTGAGTTTTCCTCGTCACGTCTAGAAAGGATACTTGTTAGTGTCCTTGCTATTTTATTTGTGCTTTCAATTTGGAGTTGGAAACCACAAATTATTGTTTGGCAATGGTTAATCCAAAGTGTTTTATCCATCATAGTTGTGCTGAGTTTTTTTTATTTGTCTCGGCAGTTAAAAAATAAAAAAATACCGTCGGTGACCTTTAGCCAAGATGGACAATGGATCGAAGTAGGGCAATTAGAACAAAGTAGTTGGCTAATCAGTGGGCAATCTCGTATGACTAGCTTAGTTTTATTTTTAAAGTTAAGTTCAGTGGTGAATGCAAACGATGCTAAATGGTTACTTATTTATCATGATCAGGTATCAGAACAAAATTATCGACGTTTGTGCCGAGCTATTATTTTTCAGCAACAAAAAATGGTTAATTAG
- a CDS encoding succinate dehydrogenase assembly factor 2 has product MFDKKRYGRLKWACRRGMLELDVLFIPFAETGFLQLSDEEQLIFERLLTFDDPDLYAWFMGHQACNDPVIKGMIEHILSRVKV; this is encoded by the coding sequence ATGTTCGATAAAAAAAGGTATGGGCGATTAAAATGGGCATGTCGTCGAGGGATGTTAGAACTAGATGTATTATTTATACCTTTTGCTGAAACTGGTTTTTTGCAACTGTCAGATGAAGAGCAGTTGATTTTTGAACGTTTACTCACGTTTGATGATCCCGATTTGTATGCTTGGTTTATGGGCCATCAAGCTTGCAACGATCCTGTTATCAAAGGAATGATTGAGCATATATTGAGTCGTGTCAAAGTATAG
- the ygfZ gene encoding tRNA-modifying protein YgfZ, with amino-acid sequence MSASNNEYITQISNKGVIQLSGEERVKYLQGQVTADINKLQADNALLSCHCDFKGKIWSVFYTLSWQDSILLLPHQSVLEKSLAELNKYGVFAKVEITDQTPNWQLIGGCGEKMEQTISQFFGDLPKQNLATLSSEQGLVLCVDKTAKRYLVLQPTNATTQFTSPSTDSAELWEIDEIKAGLADIRQQSSNEFVPQMLNLQTLGAIDFEKGCYMGQEVIARTKYLGRNKKAGFILTSPTTNMPLDGELIEYQIEGNWRPGGKILRSATNGKLTWTFAVLSNDTETHTEFRLKSNTDVLFTTQPLPYELT; translated from the coding sequence ATGTCAGCGTCAAATAATGAATATATAACCCAAATATCTAACAAAGGGGTTATCCAGTTAAGTGGTGAGGAAAGGGTTAAATATCTACAAGGTCAAGTAACCGCTGATATCAACAAACTTCAAGCAGATAATGCATTATTGTCTTGTCATTGTGATTTTAAAGGCAAGATATGGAGTGTGTTTTACACCCTTAGCTGGCAAGACTCTATTTTATTGCTACCTCACCAATCCGTATTAGAAAAATCCTTAGCTGAACTAAACAAATATGGCGTATTTGCCAAAGTGGAAATCACCGACCAAACCCCAAATTGGCAGCTAATTGGTGGCTGTGGGGAAAAAATGGAACAAACTATTAGCCAATTTTTTGGTGACTTGCCTAAACAAAACTTAGCCACCCTAAGTAGTGAACAAGGTTTAGTATTATGTGTTGATAAAACTGCCAAACGTTATTTAGTGCTACAACCAACAAATGCCACTACACAATTTACATCTCCATCAACTGACAGTGCTGAATTATGGGAAATAGATGAAATTAAAGCAGGACTGGCAGATATTCGTCAGCAAAGCTCTAATGAATTTGTGCCTCAAATGCTTAACTTACAGACACTTGGGGCGATAGATTTTGAGAAAGGTTGTTACATGGGGCAAGAAGTTATTGCTCGAACTAAATATTTAGGTCGTAACAAAAAAGCAGGGTTTATCCTCACCTCACCGACCACCAACATGCCATTAGATGGCGAGCTGATTGAATATCAAATTGAAGGAAACTGGCGTCCTGGTGGTAAAATTTTGCGAAGTGCCACAAATGGTAAATTAACTTGGACATTTGCGGTGTTGTCTAATGATACAGAAACTCACACAGAATTTAGACTCAAGTCCAATACTGACGTATTATTTACCACTCAACCTTTACCCTATGAATTAACTTAG
- a CDS encoding peptidylprolyl isomerase gives MNISNKTVATIHFTVCSADGTQIDSSKEREPMVFLQGSHFLIQGLENELEGKSVGDKFVIDIPPEMAYGVRHDELVQTVPKSMFEDMDVTPGMTFRATTDDGEQSVMIVDVTEDEVVVDGNHPLSGLTLNFDVEVLEVREATEEELVHGHPHSEGGCGHTH, from the coding sequence ATGAATATATCTAACAAAACCGTTGCAACAATCCACTTTACTGTTTGCTCAGCAGATGGCACACAAATTGACTCATCTAAAGAGCGTGAACCAATGGTTTTTCTGCAAGGTAGTCATTTTCTTATTCAAGGTTTAGAAAATGAATTAGAAGGTAAAAGTGTAGGTGATAAATTTGTTATCGATATTCCACCTGAAATGGCTTACGGAGTTCGTCATGATGAATTGGTACAAACTGTGCCTAAATCTATGTTTGAAGATATGGATGTCACACCAGGCATGACTTTTAGAGCGACCACTGATGACGGTGAACAATCAGTAATGATAGTTGATGTTACCGAAGATGAAGTGGTAGTGGATGGAAATCATCCCCTATCAGGTTTAACACTTAACTTTGATGTAGAAGTATTAGAAGTAAGAGAAGCAACAGAAGAAGAACTCGTACATGGCCATCCACATTCCGAAGGTGGTTGTGGCCACACGCACTAA
- a CDS encoding helix-turn-helix transcriptional regulator produces MIANKMRCGLTLKTFSFVVPYILGISGASVFVMVRDGCTYQILFPIEYGSLLPLMFTEATYSDMLMITTAVLLVFPSVYLIYYHLRHNLQANTLMILLSTLVLGGSYIIGEVFDLYWLFYAVAFLLSVFWLSLGYEDIQSVKKQAEELKQELNDILLVNPKVIPTQDRRVANHQSLETPLQDEDFEQLYHTNTGDTVGLTKADSNQPTIKNRELVDKAISYIKANFNKEIELAAIAHYTKVSDSYLIRTFKKVTGKTINQYITCYRLQRAQQLLKNHSVVETSHAVGFKNASYFSTVFKKHTGLSPLHYQQKLH; encoded by the coding sequence TTGATCGCCAACAAAATGCGTTGTGGCTTAACATTAAAAACTTTTAGTTTTGTTGTTCCTTACATATTAGGTATTTCTGGGGCTTCGGTATTTGTCATGGTTAGGGATGGTTGTACTTACCAAATATTGTTTCCTATAGAGTACGGATCTTTACTACCGTTAATGTTTACCGAAGCTACATATAGCGATATGTTAATGATTACCACTGCTGTTTTATTGGTTTTTCCTAGTGTGTACCTGATTTATTATCATTTAAGGCATAATCTGCAAGCTAATACATTAATGATATTACTCAGTACCTTAGTTCTTGGTGGCTCGTATATTATTGGGGAAGTGTTCGATCTGTATTGGTTGTTTTATGCAGTGGCATTTTTATTGTCTGTATTCTGGCTATCTTTGGGATACGAAGATATTCAATCCGTTAAAAAACAAGCTGAAGAATTAAAACAAGAGTTGAATGATATATTATTGGTTAACCCCAAAGTAATCCCTACACAGGACAGAAGAGTTGCCAATCATCAATCCTTAGAGACTCCTCTACAAGATGAAGACTTTGAACAACTTTATCATACCAATACAGGTGACACGGTTGGTTTAACAAAAGCAGATTCTAATCAACCGACCATAAAAAATAGAGAGTTAGTTGATAAGGCCATAAGTTACATTAAGGCAAACTTTAATAAAGAAATTGAGTTAGCTGCAATTGCGCATTATACAAAAGTGAGTGATTCTTATTTAATCAGAACCTTTAAAAAAGTGACAGGTAAAACCATTAATCAATATATTACTTGTTATCGTTTGCAACGAGCTCAGCAATTATTAAAAAATCATTCAGTGGTTGAAACGTCTCACGCTGTTGGCTTTAAAAATGCTAGTTATTTCAGTACTGTCTTTAAAAAACATACAGGTTTAAGCCCTTTACATTATCAACAAAAATTACATTAA